The Streptomyces sp. V3I7 genome segment GAAGCCGTCCTCGATCATGGACAGCACGAGGGAGGTGGTGCCGAGCTTGAGGTAGGTCGAGATCTCCGACAGGTTCGCGTCGCCGATGATCACGTGGAGCCTGCGGTACTTCTCCGCGTCCGCGTGCGGCTCGTCGCGCGTGTTGATGATCGGGCGCTTGAGGGTCGTCTCCAGACCCACCTCGACCTCGAAGTAGTCGGCCCGCTGGCTCAGCTGGAAACCGTGCTCGTGGCCGTCCTGACCGATGCCGACGCGGCCGGCGCCGGTGACGACCTGGCGGGAGACGAAGAAGGGCGTCAGATGGCGCACGATGTCCGAGAAGGGGGTCTCCCGCTTCATCAGGTAGTTCTCGTGCGTCCCGTAGGAGGCGCCCTTGTTGTCGGTGTTGTTCTTGTACAGGTGGATCGGCTGCGCGCCGGGCAGCGCCGCGGCACGCTCTGCGGCCTCGGCCATGATGCGCTCGCCGGCCTTGTCCCACAGGACGGCGTCGCGGGGGTTGGTGACCTCGGGGGCGCTGTACTCGGGGTGGGCATGGTCGACGTAGAGCCGGGCGCCGTTGGTGAGGATCACGTTGGCGAGGCCGATGTCCTCGTCGGTGAGCTGGCTGGCGTCGGCGGCCTCGCGGGCGAGGTCGAAGCCTCGGGCGTCCCGCAGCGGGTTCTCCTCCTCGAAGTCCCAGCGGGCCCGGCGGGCCCGGTGCATCGCCGCCGCGTAGGCGTTGACGATCTGGGACGAGGTGAGCATGGCATTGGCATTGGGGTGGCCGGGGACGGAGATCCCGTACTCCGTCTCGATGCCCATTACTCGCCGTACGGTCATGCGGCCCTCCTTGCCCGGCGGCGCCCTCGGTCGTGGGTGCCCCTAGTACCGCTGGCGCTCCGGTGCGTGTGCGGTGCCCGTCCCCGCACGGTGCGACTCGGCGGTACCGAAGAGCCTAGAACGCCTTTGCACTGGTGGGGAGATCATTTACGTCATTGCCTTGTTCCGGCGTGCCCCGGAAAACGGACGGCTGCGGATGCCCGGTCGGGGCACCCGCAGCCGCCCTTCCGTTTACAGGTACTGCCCGGTGTTCGCCACCGTGTCGATGGAGCGGCCGGTGTCGGCGCCCTGCTTTCCGGTGATGAGCGTACGGATGTAGACGATCCGCTCGCCCTTCTTGCCGGAGATCCGGGCCCAGTCGTCCGGGTTGGTGGTGTTGGGAAGGTCCTCGTTCTCCTTGAATTCGTCCACGCAGGCCTGGAGGAGGTGCGAGACGCGAAGGCCCTTCTGGTTGTGCTCGAGGAATTCCTTGATCGCCATCTTCTTGGCGCGCCCGACGATGTTCTCGATCATGGCGCCGGAGTTGAAGTCCTTGAAGTACAGGACCTCCTTGTCACCGTTAGCGTAGGTGACTTCCAGGAAGCGGTTCTCCTCGGATTCGGCGTACATCTGCTCGACCGCGGTCTGGATCATGCTCTGGACCGTCATCACCCTGTCGCCGCTGTGCTCGCCGAGGTCGTCGGAGTGCAGCGGGAGGCGCTCGGTGAGGTACTTCCCGAAGATGTCCTTGGCCGCTTCGGCGTCCGGACGCTCGATCTTGATCTTCACGTCGAGCCGGCCGGGCCGCAGGATGGCGGGGTCGATCATGTCCTCGCGGTTCGAGGCGCCGATCACGACCACGTTCTGCAGGCCCTCCACACCGTCGATCTCGGCGAGCAGCTGCGGGACGATGGTGTTCTCCACGTCCGAGCTGACACCGGAGCCACGGGTGCGGAAGAGCGACTCCATCTCGTCGAAGAAGACGATCACGGGGGTGCCCTCGCTGGCCTTCTCCCGTGCGCGCTGGAAGACGAGGCGGATCTGCCGCTCGGTCTCACCGACGTACTTGTTCAGGAGCTCGGGGCCCTTGATGTTGAGGAAGAAGCTCTTGCCGGCGGCCTGGCCGGTCACCTCGGCGACCTTCTTGGCCAGCGAGTTGGCGACGGCCTTGGCGATGAGCGTCTTACCGCATCCGGGAGGCCCGTACAGCAGGACGCCCTTGGGCGGCCGCAGTTCGTGCTCCTTGAAGAGGTCGGGGTAGAGGTACGGAAGTTCCACGGCGTCGCGGATGGCCTCGATCTGGTTGCCGAGGCCGCCGATCTGCTCGTAGCCGATGTCGGGGACTTCCTCGAGGACGAGTTCCTCGACCTCGCTCTTGGGGACGACCTCGTAGACGTAGCCGGAGCGCGGTTCGAGCAGCAGGGCGTCGCCGGGGCGGATGGTGACGTCCAGCAGCGGCTCGGCGAGCCGCACCACCCGCTCCTCGTCGGTGTGCCCGAGCACCAGGGCGCGCTCGCCGTCCTCAAGGATCTCCTTGAGGGTGACGATGTCCCCGACGCGCTCGTATCTCATCGCTTCGACCACGTTGAGCGCTTCGTTGAGCATGACCTCCTGGCCGCGCCTGAGGTCGTCGAGTTCGACGCTCGGGCTGACGTTGACCCGGAGCTTGCGGCCGCCGGTGAAGATGTCGGCCGTGCCGTCCTCGTTGGCCTGGAGGAAGACTCCGAAGCCTGCGGGCGGCTGAGCGAGCCGGTCGACCTCTTCCTTGAGGGCCACGATCTGGTCGCGAGCCTCGCGGAGCGTGTTGGCGAGCCGCTCGTTCTGAGCGGACACTCCGGCCAGATTGGTCTGCAGCTCGACGATCCGCTCCTCGAGAATCCTCGTGTGCCGCGGAGAGTCGGCGAGCTTGCGTCGCAGGACGGCGATCTCCTGCTCAAGATAGGCGATCTGCCCGGCCGGGTCTTCGGACCCCCGCCCCGGGCGGATGCCGCGGTTCATGTCGTCGTCGTGGGCTGCCACGGTCCTCACCTCCTCCAAGGGGAGCTGGACGCTTCCAGACCCTACCTGGGTGGGTGTCGATTGAAACCCCTAGATCACAAACACTGTCAAGGAGTGTCCGATCTTCACCCTTGCGCTCTCCCTCACGCCAGGCAAATACCCACCGAACATGATTGGGAAGCCGCCGGAGGTAGGGTCGAAGAGTTCAACACCCGTCAGAGCTGGCCGGATTCCCGCGGGCTCGACGTAGAAATGGCAGGAGAGATGACCGTGCAGCAGGAGACCCGAAGCGACGACGAGGCGCTGGAGGTCTGGATCGACCAGGATCTGTGTACGGGCGACGGTATCTGCGCCCAGTACGCGCCGGAGGTGTTCGAGTTGGACATCGACGGGCTGGCCTATGTGAAAGGCGCGGACGACGAGCTGCTGCAGGCCAAGGGGGCAGTGACACCGGTGCCGTTGCCGCTTCTCACGGACGTGGTGGACTCCGCGAAGGAATGTCCGGGCGACTGCATTCATGTGCGTCGCGTTTCGGACAAGATCGAGTTGTACGGACCTGACGCGGAGTGACGCGTCAGCCACGCGTGGTGAGCAGAGCCTGACGTCTTGCGTCAGGCGTTGCCGGCCTCGGCCTGGGTGGAGCGGATGAACGCGCGGCCGTTCCACTGCCACTTGGTCGCGGTCTTCAGATCGGGGCAGCAACTCGGTACGGCGGCTGAGGAGTAGCCGAGCAGGGTGGCGTCGACGGCCGCGTCGTGGACGGTGAAGTCGGTGACGGTGCGCCGGTCCTTGGGGTCGACGAGGGTGGCGACGACGCGGGGCCGCGCGTCACCCGTGCCCCGGGTGAGGACGTAGACGCCGTCGGGCGGGGTGCCCATGGGGGCGTCGCAGTGCACGACGGCGACCGTCTCGGGGCGGCCGTCGCCGTCGAGGTCCCCGGCGGCCTTCTTGACCACCAGGGCCTTCACCGGCCCGCAGGTGAGAGGGAAATCGACGCCTCGGGTGGTGGGTGCGGTGGCCGCGGGCGCGGGGGGCGCCTTCGGGGCGGCGGCGGGCTGGGCGGCCGTGGCCGAGCCCGGTTGCAGGACCGAGGAGAGGGCGACCACGCCGGCGACGGCGGTCGCGGTGGCGACCCAGTGGATGGGGCGCGGATGCGTGTGCGCGAGTTCCGGAACGGCGGATGGCTGCACTAGGAGTGTCTCCTGCGAGGGCTGTGCCGGTGGGGGTGGCCAGCATGGTGCCACACGTCACACCGCCAGGGAACGGCGGGGTACGGGATTTCCGCAGGCGGCGGCCTCGCGGGCGCCGCGGGCTCACGGAGTGTGGCGCCCTGTCAACGCACAGGCGCCGCGGCCGAGTTCCGGGTCGGACCCGGGAACTGGGCTGCGGCGCCTGTGCGTTGGTGGTGCGAAGGGGGCCGGCTCAGCGGCCGGCTCCGCCGTCGGCGTTGGGGCCGGCGTAGTCCTCGCCGTAGGCGCCCTTGGCGGGGCGGCGGCGGCGCATGGGCGGCTCGACGCCGTCGGCGAGGCGACGGGCGGTGAGCAGGAAGCCGGTGTGGCCGATCATCCGGTGGTCCGGGCGGACGGCCAGGCCCTCGATGTGCCAGTTGCGGATCATCGTCTCCCAGGCGGTCGGCTCGTTGAAGCAGCCGATCTCCCGGATGGACTCGACGGTCCGGGCGAGCTGCGTGGTGGTGGCCACGTAGCAGCAGAGGATGCCGCCGGGGACGAGCGCCTTGGAGACGGCCTCCAGGCACTCCCAGGGGGCGAGCATGTCGAGGATGACGCGGTCGACCTCGGTGTCGGACAGGTTGTCCTGGAGGTCGCCGACGGTGAGCTGCCAGGCGGGGTGCGGGCCGCCGAAGTAGCGCTCGACGTTCTGCTTCGCGATCTCGGCGAAGTCCTCGCGGCGCTCGTAGGAGTGCAGCATGCCCTGGTCGCCGATGGCGCGCAGCAGGAAGCTGCTGAGCGATCCGGAGCCGACGCCGGCCTCCACGACGCGGGCGCCGGGGAAGATGTCGGCGAAGGCCAGGATCTGCCCCGCGTCCTTGGGGTAGACCACGGCGGCCCCGCGGGGCATGGACAGGACGTAGTCGGGGAGCAGGGGGCGCAGCGCGAGGTAGGCCACGTTGCCGGTGGTGCGGACAACGCTGCCCTCGGGAGCGCCGATCAGTTCGTCGTGCGGGAAGGAACCCTTGTGGGTGTGGAAGTTCTTCCCGGCTTCGAGCGTGAACGTGTAGTGGCGGCCCTTGGGGTCGGTCAGCTGAACCTGGTCCCCGACCTTGAAGGGCCCGCGCCTGCGGGCGGCACCGGTCGGTTCGGACATGTGACCAGACTACCGGCGTTTGCGGGGGTCGCCGACCACTGGGTGATCGTCACGGGGTGCGGGCCATGGCCTTGACGAAGGCGCGCTCGACGTCGGCGGCGGACAGGACGCCGTAGATCTCGCCCGTCTCCTCGACGACCAGGTACTCGGTGGCCGGGGTGGCACGGAGCGTGTCGAGGAGGTCCTCTCCGGCCAGCTCGGCGGAGACGCACATGCCGTCGGTGAGGTCCGCCGCGAGGCCGCTGACGGCGACCCAGGGGCGGCGGTGCTCGGGTACGCCGACGATGGCGGCCTCGCGGACCAGGGCGAGGGGGCTGCCGTCGGCGTCGACGACGACCAGCGCGCGGGCCCCGGCGGCGTTGGCGCGGCGCAGGGCCTCGGAGAGGGGGGTGTCGGTCTCGACGGGGACGGCGCGGCGGGTGAGGGCGCGGGCGCGCAGTTCCGGGAGGTGCTCGCGCAGGCGGGCCATGCGGAGGCTGTTGCCGGCGCCGGTCCAGATGATCGCGGCGAGGATCGCGGCGAGCAGGGCGTCGGTGAGGGTGCCCAAGCTGCTGATGTCCTGGCCGCCGTCGCCGAGGATGCCGTACTGGTTGAGCAGCGGGAGGCCGATCAGGACGGAGAGGGCGAGGGCGCGGCCGGCCCAGGCGGCGGCGACGGTGCCGCTCATGGGCCTGCCGGTGATCTTCCAGATGACGGCGCGGAGCATGCGGCCGCCGTCGAGGGGCAGGCCGGGCAGCAGGTTGAAGGCGGCGACGAGGACGTTGGAGACCATCAGGCCGGCGAGCAGGACGCCGGGGACGGTGCCCGGCCGCACGAACTGCAGGGCGGCGTAGAAGACGCCGGCGAGGACGAGGGAGAGCAGCGGGCCGACGAAGGCCAGCACGAACTCCCGGCCGGGGGTCTCGGCCTCCTTCTCGATCTCGGAGGCGCCGCCGAAGAACTGGAGCTGGATGCGGCGGACCGGGAGCTGGAAGCGGAGGGCGGCGACGGTGTGCGCGAGTTCGTGGACGAGGACGGAGCCGTAGAAGGCGACCGCGAAGAAGAGCGACACGAAGTAGCGGACGAAGCCGAGTTCGGGCAGGACGCGGTCGAGCTGGCCGCCGAACACCCAGGTGATGAGGGCGGCGACGAGGAACCAGCTGGGCGCCACGTACACGGGCACTCCGAAGACGCGCCCCATGAGCAGTCCGCCGCCGGGGTCCTTCGACCGTCGCGGGCCCTCGCCTTCGGCGGGCTCCGTCCTGCCCGAGTCGGCGAGGGTGCGCGGGGCGCTGCCGCTGTCGTCGGCGGGGGCGTCGGCGGCGCCGGTGGGCTCGCCGTCCGTGTCGGTGTCCGCCTTCGGCTTGTCGTCGGCCGCGTCGTCGCCGGTGGGTTCGGCCGGTGCGGCGGTGTGCTCGGGCCCGGGGGGCTCCGGGGTTGTTGGAGTTGAGGGGTGCTCGGCCGGCTTGTCCTTGCCGGGTCGCGAGTGCCCGCTCCCGCCGCTCACGTCCACGGTGTCCCCTCGTTCGAAGCGTCCTCCGCGCCTGCCGGCGCAGGGGTCTCGGGTCGATGGTATGCGTCGCCGGTCACCGTGCCTCTCCGGCACCCCCGTGTTCGCGTCGGGGCCACTGTCAGTGGCAGCACGTATGGTCTGTGGTCATGGACAGCAGCATCGAGGACGCGCCGGAGGCGGCCGCGCCGACCCCGTCGAAGCCACCCGCTTCGTTGTCGCCGTCGCGGGCCGGCGACTTCATGCAGTGCCCGCTGCTGTACCGGTTCCGGGTGATCGACCGGCTGCCGGAGAAGCCGAGCGAGGCGGCGACCAGAGGGACGCTGGTGCACGCGGTCCTGGAGCGGCTCTTCGACGTGCCCGCGGCCGAGCGGACGGCGCCGCGCGCCGCGTCGCTGATCCCCGGGCAGTGGGACCGGCTGCGGGAGACCAGGCCGGAGGTCGGGGAGCTGTTCGCCGACGATCCGGGCGGCGAGCGGCTCGCGCGTTGGCTCGGTGAGGCCGAGCGGCTGGTGGAGCGCTGGTTCACGCTGGAGGACCCCACGCGTCTGGAGCCGGCCGAGCGGGAGATGTTCGTCGAGGCCGAGCTGGACTCGGGGCTGCGGCTGCGCGGGATCATCGACCGGGTCGACGTGGCGGCGACGGGCGAGGTGCGGATCGTCGACTACAAGACGGGCAAGGCGCCCAGACCCGAGTACGCCGAGGGCGCGCTGTTCCAGATGAAGTTCTACGCGCTGGTCGTCTGGCGGCTCAAGCGCGTCGTTCCGCGGCGGCTGCAGCTCGTGTATCTCGGCAGCGGCGACGTGTTGACGTACGACCCGGTCCTCGCCGACCTGGAGCGGGTGGAGCGCAAGCTGCTCGCGCTGTGGGACGCGATCCGGCAGGCCACGGAGACGGGCGACTGGCGACCGCGTCCGACCAAGCTGTGCAACTGGTGCGACCACCAGGCGCACTGCCCGGAGTTCGGTGGCACTCCCCCGCCGTACCCGCTGCCGGTGCGGGCGTCCGCGCCGGCAGCGGACGGGGCCTGAGCCGACGGCCGCGGTGCCCCGCGGGCGGGTCGTCGCACCCGTGCAGGGCAGAATGGGGCCGGACGAGCGAAGGAGAGTTCCGTGGCCATCCGCGTGCTACTGGTCGACG includes the following:
- the dop gene encoding depupylase/deamidase Dop, whose protein sequence is MTVRRVMGIETEYGISVPGHPNANAMLTSSQIVNAYAAAMHRARRARWDFEEENPLRDARGFDLAREAADASQLTDEDIGLANVILTNGARLYVDHAHPEYSAPEVTNPRDAVLWDKAGERIMAEAAERAAALPGAQPIHLYKNNTDNKGASYGTHENYLMKRETPFSDIVRHLTPFFVSRQVVTGAGRVGIGQDGHEHGFQLSQRADYFEVEVGLETTLKRPIINTRDEPHADAEKYRRLHVIIGDANLSEISTYLKLGTTSLVLSMIEDGFIAVDLAVDQPVRTLHQVSHDPTLQRLVTLRSGRTLTAVQLQMEYYELARKYVEERYGADADDQTKDVLSRWEDTLNRLENNPMSLAGELDWVAKRELMEGYRRRDDLGWDAARLHLVDLQYADVRAEKGLYNRLVARGRMKRLLDEAEVERARTKPPEDTRAYFRGRCLEQYADDVAAASWDSVIFDLPGRDSLQRVPTLEPLRGTRNHVKELLDRCRTAEDLVRVLSGD
- the arc gene encoding proteasome ATPase; the protein is MAAHDDDMNRGIRPGRGSEDPAGQIAYLEQEIAVLRRKLADSPRHTRILEERIVELQTNLAGVSAQNERLANTLREARDQIVALKEEVDRLAQPPAGFGVFLQANEDGTADIFTGGRKLRVNVSPSVELDDLRRGQEVMLNEALNVVEAMRYERVGDIVTLKEILEDGERALVLGHTDEERVVRLAEPLLDVTIRPGDALLLEPRSGYVYEVVPKSEVEELVLEEVPDIGYEQIGGLGNQIEAIRDAVELPYLYPDLFKEHELRPPKGVLLYGPPGCGKTLIAKAVANSLAKKVAEVTGQAAGKSFFLNIKGPELLNKYVGETERQIRLVFQRAREKASEGTPVIVFFDEMESLFRTRGSGVSSDVENTIVPQLLAEIDGVEGLQNVVVIGASNREDMIDPAILRPGRLDVKIKIERPDAEAAKDIFGKYLTERLPLHSDDLGEHSGDRVMTVQSMIQTAVEQMYAESEENRFLEVTYANGDKEVLYFKDFNSGAMIENIVGRAKKMAIKEFLEHNQKGLRVSHLLQACVDEFKENEDLPNTTNPDDWARISGKKGERIVYIRTLITGKQGADTGRSIDTVANTGQYL
- a CDS encoding ferredoxin produces the protein MTVQQETRSDDEALEVWIDQDLCTGDGICAQYAPEVFELDIDGLAYVKGADDELLQAKGAVTPVPLPLLTDVVDSAKECPGDCIHVRRVSDKIELYGPDAE
- a CDS encoding tRNA (adenine-N1)-methyltransferase, giving the protein MSEPTGAARRRGPFKVGDQVQLTDPKGRHYTFTLEAGKNFHTHKGSFPHDELIGAPEGSVVRTTGNVAYLALRPLLPDYVLSMPRGAAVVYPKDAGQILAFADIFPGARVVEAGVGSGSLSSFLLRAIGDQGMLHSYERREDFAEIAKQNVERYFGGPHPAWQLTVGDLQDNLSDTEVDRVILDMLAPWECLEAVSKALVPGGILCCYVATTTQLARTVESIREIGCFNEPTAWETMIRNWHIEGLAVRPDHRMIGHTGFLLTARRLADGVEPPMRRRRPAKGAYGEDYAGPNADGGAGR
- a CDS encoding site-2 protease family protein → MDVSGGSGHSRPGKDKPAEHPSTPTTPEPPGPEHTAAPAEPTGDDAADDKPKADTDTDGEPTGAADAPADDSGSAPRTLADSGRTEPAEGEGPRRSKDPGGGLLMGRVFGVPVYVAPSWFLVAALITWVFGGQLDRVLPELGFVRYFVSLFFAVAFYGSVLVHELAHTVAALRFQLPVRRIQLQFFGGASEIEKEAETPGREFVLAFVGPLLSLVLAGVFYAALQFVRPGTVPGVLLAGLMVSNVLVAAFNLLPGLPLDGGRMLRAVIWKITGRPMSGTVAAAWAGRALALSVLIGLPLLNQYGILGDGGQDISSLGTLTDALLAAILAAIIWTGAGNSLRMARLREHLPELRARALTRRAVPVETDTPLSEALRRANAAGARALVVVDADGSPLALVREAAIVGVPEHRRPWVAVSGLAADLTDGMCVSAELAGEDLLDTLRATPATEYLVVEETGEIYGVLSAADVERAFVKAMARTP
- a CDS encoding RecB family exonuclease — translated: MDSSIEDAPEAAAPTPSKPPASLSPSRAGDFMQCPLLYRFRVIDRLPEKPSEAATRGTLVHAVLERLFDVPAAERTAPRAASLIPGQWDRLRETRPEVGELFADDPGGERLARWLGEAERLVERWFTLEDPTRLEPAEREMFVEAELDSGLRLRGIIDRVDVAATGEVRIVDYKTGKAPRPEYAEGALFQMKFYALVVWRLKRVVPRRLQLVYLGSGDVLTYDPVLADLERVERKLLALWDAIRQATETGDWRPRPTKLCNWCDHQAHCPEFGGTPPPYPLPVRASAPAADGA